The Gasterosteus aculeatus chromosome 8, fGasAcu3.hap1.1, whole genome shotgun sequence genome has a window encoding:
- the ptprc gene encoding receptor-type tyrosine-protein phosphatase C isoform X1: MAGLCGLKMLLLWAGIVCLANCQDAGSTPADVSTRSPPRTTTNSTLSTMTSLSVASSSPRTVTTTTVTPSTVTLIPALTSTSSISNSPNPTTNLLPPADTAPPANTSLPPSPPPSPPSSPPPSPATNATEQINPQTNIPQTNITQPKPPIITSNTTVTPATSGPQPQQCSYIVTHILSGFMVNVSMDPTTTNYTINLKETGQTIKTINPTFNQSVHEIKHLKPCTEYVLNLTFTDSTGQEKPCGAESTNTTLGMSEYDVKNGTCMSGYVCYRSEWDSSSLSTSYNIPAEQCKSDNKTFCIKPRYNDICTDLTTTFPSENCRTSFNLTRSITVDFLNSSEINQTASTKLPAQIEPKLPPSCTDLTVGYTCHEVGESNTKNLSDLKPFTDYSCTGQVQNGNVTPKNTAAVSFRVDCDFTLNAKVISSTNTSIQLSWNTSSKNCGVLPHPETLSYVCSCSHKERTPKGKHTAENGSGRTCNVTGLEPFTQYHCEVQTKYNKTLRPTTGNTIKPKTDVGTPEEVTSLHLNRTDNNQILVTCRHGVYSNGPEKTLKYTATLSNDGAKPKTLNSTECEFLFKDLSYSTNYSVEVIFCNTELCSKPKKDFAQTSYNEKAVIGFLVFLIIITSVALLLVVYKIWILRRRNSQDLVENMMLISTANDEENLLTVEPIAAEVLLEAYKRKLADEGRLFLAEFQSIPRIFSRYTVKEAKKSCNGPKNRYVDILPYDYNRVQLTTGNGDPGCDYINASFIDGYKESKKYIAAQGPKDETVSDFWRMVWEQQSSIIVMVTRCEEGNRVKCAQYWPSPDRETEIFEEFIVKLNSEDFCPDYTIRHLSLTNKREKNSEREVTHIQFMSWPDHGVPGEPHLLLKLRRRVNAFKNFFSGPIVVHCSAGVGRTGSYIGIDAMMEGLEAEGKVDIYSYVVKLRKQRCLMVQVEAQYILIHQALLEHNQFGETEITVSEIHSILSTLKIKNSEYEPTLMEEEFERLPNFKNWRTFNTGITEENKKKNRSSSVIPYDYNRVLLKLDEGRSHDSDPSEGDEEESSDEENEESTIYVNASHLDGYWGPDALLAAQTPLPDTMADFWLMVYHKKVSTIVMLSDCNEGDTDCVYWDKDKKTFGDIEVELASTDVSPSIISRNMLIRHIKRKESRPVKQFQLLKWTSGEREVPEKAQDLTDVIKEIKKSSGSMKSQKRNPIVVHCNDGSSRSGIFCALWNLMDSAETEKLVDVFQVVKTLRKERQGMLSNLEQYQFLYEALGGVYPVQNGEVKAVQASACDSIQVVNETKADEPAAEEEKVEQPGVTTSDTQQAAAETTPLVVDGEKEEKKEETEKETTPLTDSAVTVEV, from the exons GTCAAGATGCAGGTTCAACGCCAGCAG ATGTTTCAACCCGCTCACCTCCACGCACAACCACAAATTCCACTTTGTCTACAATGACGAGTTTATCTGTCGCCTCCTCATCTCCACGCACCGTGACAACAACTACTGTCACGCCTTCAACAGTCACCCTCATACCTGCACTCACCTCAACAAGCAGCATCTCAAACTCCCCAAATCCCACGACCAATTTACTCCCCCCGGCTG ACACTGCTCCTCCTGCAAACACCTCTCTCCCAccctcacctccaccctcaCCTCCATCCTCACCTCCACCCTCACCTGCAACCAACGCCACCGAGCAAATAAACCCTCAAACAAACATCCCTCAAACAAACATCACTCAACCCAAGCCTCCAATCATCACCTCCAACACCACAGTGACTCCTGCAACCTCAG GTCCTCAACCTCAACAGT GTTCTTACATTGTCACACACATCCTGTCTGGCTTCATGGTCAACGTGTCAATGGATCCTACAACCACCAACTACACCATCAACTTAAAAGAAACGGGCCAAACAATCAAAACCATCAATCCGACCTTCAATCAGAGCGTTCATGAAATCAAACACCTGAAGCCGTGTACTGAATATGTACTCAATCTGACATTTACTGACAGTACTGGCCAAGAAAAGCCTTGTGGAGCTGAAAGTACAAACACGACCCTCGGAATGA GTGAATATGACGTTAAAAATGGCACCTGCATGTCTGGATACGTTTGTTACCGGAGTGAATGGGACAGCTCATCTCTGTCAACATCATATAACATTCCAGCTGAGCAATGCAAAAGTGACAATAAGACGTTCTGCATCAAACCTCGTTACAACGACATATGCACAGATTTAACTACAACCTTCCCTTCAGAAAACTGTCGGACTTCCTTTAATCTCACCAGAAGCATCACTGTTG ATTTCTTGAATTCATCTGAAATAAATCAGACGGCTTCAACTAAACTTCCAGCACAAATTGAACCAAAATTACCTCCAAGCTGCACCGATCTCACCGTTGGTTACACCTGTCATG AAGTTGGTGAATCCAACACCAAGAACCTGTCTGACCTGAAGCCTTTCACCGACTACAGCTGCACGGGTCAGGTTCAGAACGGCAACGTCACCCCGAAAAACACGGCCGCTGTCAGCTTCAGGGTTGACTGTG ATTTTACATTAAACGCCAAAGTGATTTCTTCCACCAACACGTCCATTCAGTTGAGCTGGAACACCAGCAGTAAGAACTGTGGAGTCCTTCCTCACCCTGAGACGCTTTCTTATGTCTGCAGTTGTTCTCACAAAGAACGTA CTCCAAAAGGAAAACATACAGCTGAGAATGGATCAGGAAGAACATGTAATGTTACAGGACTGGAGCCGTTCACTCAGTATCACTGTGAGGTCCAAACCAAATACAACAAGACACTCAGACCAACGACAGGAAATACTATTAAACCAAAAACTGATGTTGGAA CACCAGAAGAAGTTACATCCCTGCACCTGAACCGGACAGATAATAACCAGATATTAGTAACTTGTCGTCACGGGGTGTATTCTAATGGGCCTGAGAAGACACTGAAATACACTGCAACTCTCTCTAACGATGGGGCCAAGCCCAAGACGCTTAACAGCACCGAATGCGAGTTTTTATTCAAAGATCTGAGCTACTCAACGAACTACTCAGTGGAG GTGATTTTTTGCAATACGGAACTTTGCAGCAAACCCAAGAAGGATTTTGCTCAAACTTCCT ATAATGAAAAAGCTGTCATTGGGTTTCTGGTCTTCCTCATCATCATTACGTCTGTGGCTCTGCTTTTGGTCGTCTACAAGATATGGATTCTGAGGCGCAGAAACTCCCA GGACCTTGTAGAAAACATGATGCTTATTTCTACAGCAA ATGACGAGGAGAACCTTCTCACTGTCGAGCCGATCGCAGCAGAAGTCCTACTGGAAGCTTACAAGAGGAAGCTCGCTGATGAGGGAAGACTTTTCTTGGCAGAGTTTCAG AGCATCCCGAGAATCTTCTCCAGGTACACCGTGAAAGAGGCCAAGAAGTCCTGTAATGGCCCCAAGAACCGTTACGTGGACATCCTGCCAT ATGATTATAACCGTGTACAGTTGACCACCGGAAATGGAGATCCAGGATGTGACTACATCAATGCCAGCTTCATTGAT gggTACAAGGAATCTAAAAAGTACATTGCAGCTCAAG GGCCGAAGGATGAAACTGTGAGTGACTTCTGGAGGATGGTCTGGGAGCAGCAGTCCTCCATCATTGTCATGGTAACACGCTGTGAAGAGGGAAACAGG GTTAAGTGCGCGCAGTACTGGCCGTCTCCAGACCGGGAAACAGAGATCTTTGAGGAGTTTATAGTGAAGCTGAACTCAGAGGACTTCTGTCCAGATTACACCATCCGCCATCTCAGCCTAACTAAC aagCGGGAGAAGAACTCAGAGAGGGAGGTGACGCACATCCAGTTCATGAGCTGGCCGGACCATGGCGTCCCCGGGGAGCCGCATCTCCTCCTCAAACTCAGAAGGCGCGTCAATGCTTTCAAGAATTTCTTCAGCGGCCCTATCGTCGTTCACTGCAG TGCGGGAGTCGGGAGGACGGGCAGCTACATTGGCATCGATGCCATGATGGAGGGTCTGGAGGCGGAGGGCAAAGTGGACATCTACAGCTACGTAGTTAAACTCCGCAAACAGAGATGTCTAATGGTTCAAGTCGAG GCCCAGTACATCCTGATTCACCAGGCTCTGTTGGAACACAATCAGTTCGGGGAGACTGAGATCACTGTGTCTGAGATCCACAGCATCCTCAGCACGCTAAAAATTAAAAACTCTGAATATGAACCCACCTTGATGGAAGAGGAGTTTGAG AGGCTCCCCAACTTTAAAAACTGGAGGACATTCAACACAGGGATCACAGaagagaacaagaagaagaaccgcTCTTCATCTGTCATCCCAT ATGACTACAACCGAGTGCTGCTGAAGCTGGATGAAGGACGCAGTCATGACAGTGACCCCAGCGAGGGAGACGAAGAAGAGTCATCCgatgaggagaacgaggagtcCACTATCTACGTCAATGCCTCCCACTTAGAT GGATACTGGGGCCCAGACGCCCTCCTCGCGGCGCAGACCCCGCTGCCGGACACCATGGCTGATTTCTGGTTGATGGTTTACCACAAGAAAGTGTCCACTATTGTCATGCTCTCTGACTGCAATGAGGGAGACACG GACTGTGTTTACTGGGATAAAGACAAGAAAACATTTGGGGACATTGAGGTCGAACTGGCCAGCACGGACGTCTCCCCATCTATCATCAGCCGCAACATGCTGATACGTCACATCAAG AGGAAAGAGAGTCGGCCGGTGAAACAGTTCCAGCTGCTGAAGTGGACGAGCGGCGAGAGAGAGGTGCCGGAGAAAGCTCAGGATCTCACAGACGTGATCAAGGAAATCAAGAAAAGCTCTGGAAGCATGAAATCACAGAAGAGAAACCCTATTGTGGTGCACTGCAA tgaTGGCTCGTCCCGTTCAGGGATTTTCTGTGCTCTGTGGAACCTGATGGACAGCGCTGAGACAGAGAAGCTGGTGGATGTTTTCCAGGTGGTCAAAACTCTACGCAAGGAGAGACAAGGCATGCTCTCCAACCTG GAGCAGTATCAGTTCTTATACGAGGCTCTGGGGGGGGTCTACCCCGTCCAGAACGGTGAAGTGAAAGCAGTGCAGGCCTCCGCCTGCGACTCCATCCAGGTGGTCAATGAAACCAAAGCAGACGAGCCggcggcagaggaggagaaggtcgaGCAGCCGGGCGTCACTACCAGCGATACCCAGCAGGCGGCGGCAGAGACCACTCCTCTGGTGGTGgatggagagaaggaagagaaaaaagaggagaCTGAAAAAGAGACAACGCCACTGACGGACTCCGCCGTCACTGTGGAGGTCTAA
- the ptprc gene encoding receptor-type tyrosine-protein phosphatase C isoform X3, with protein MAGLCGLKMLLLWAGIVCLANCQDAGSTPAGPQPQQCSYIVTHILSGFMVNVSMDPTTTNYTINLKETGQTIKTINPTFNQSVHEIKHLKPCTEYVLNLTFTDSTGQEKPCGAESTNTTLGMSEYDVKNGTCMSGYVCYRSEWDSSSLSTSYNIPAEQCKSDNKTFCIKPRYNDICTDLTTTFPSENCRTSFNLTRSITVDFLNSSEINQTASTKLPAQIEPKLPPSCTDLTVGYTCHEVGESNTKNLSDLKPFTDYSCTGQVQNGNVTPKNTAAVSFRVDCDFTLNAKVISSTNTSIQLSWNTSSKNCGVLPHPETLSYVCSCSHKERTPKGKHTAENGSGRTCNVTGLEPFTQYHCEVQTKYNKTLRPTTGNTIKPKTDVGTPEEVTSLHLNRTDNNQILVTCRHGVYSNGPEKTLKYTATLSNDGAKPKTLNSTECEFLFKDLSYSTNYSVEVIFCNTELCSKPKKDFAQTSYNEKAVIGFLVFLIIITSVALLLVVYKIWILRRRNSQDLVENMMLISTANDEENLLTVEPIAAEVLLEAYKRKLADEGRLFLAEFQSIPRIFSRYTVKEAKKSCNGPKNRYVDILPYDYNRVQLTTGNGDPGCDYINASFIDGYKESKKYIAAQGPKDETVSDFWRMVWEQQSSIIVMVTRCEEGNRVKCAQYWPSPDRETEIFEEFIVKLNSEDFCPDYTIRHLSLTNKREKNSEREVTHIQFMSWPDHGVPGEPHLLLKLRRRVNAFKNFFSGPIVVHCSAGVGRTGSYIGIDAMMEGLEAEGKVDIYSYVVKLRKQRCLMVQVEAQYILIHQALLEHNQFGETEITVSEIHSILSTLKIKNSEYEPTLMEEEFERLPNFKNWRTFNTGITEENKKKNRSSSVIPYDYNRVLLKLDEGRSHDSDPSEGDEEESSDEENEESTIYVNASHLDGYWGPDALLAAQTPLPDTMADFWLMVYHKKVSTIVMLSDCNEGDTDCVYWDKDKKTFGDIEVELASTDVSPSIISRNMLIRHIKRKESRPVKQFQLLKWTSGEREVPEKAQDLTDVIKEIKKSSGSMKSQKRNPIVVHCNDGSSRSGIFCALWNLMDSAETEKLVDVFQVVKTLRKERQGMLSNLEQYQFLYEALGGVYPVQNGEVKAVQASACDSIQVVNETKADEPAAEEEKVEQPGVTTSDTQQAAAETTPLVVDGEKEEKKEETEKETTPLTDSAVTVEV; from the exons GTCAAGATGCAGGTTCAACGCCAGCAG GTCCTCAACCTCAACAGT GTTCTTACATTGTCACACACATCCTGTCTGGCTTCATGGTCAACGTGTCAATGGATCCTACAACCACCAACTACACCATCAACTTAAAAGAAACGGGCCAAACAATCAAAACCATCAATCCGACCTTCAATCAGAGCGTTCATGAAATCAAACACCTGAAGCCGTGTACTGAATATGTACTCAATCTGACATTTACTGACAGTACTGGCCAAGAAAAGCCTTGTGGAGCTGAAAGTACAAACACGACCCTCGGAATGA GTGAATATGACGTTAAAAATGGCACCTGCATGTCTGGATACGTTTGTTACCGGAGTGAATGGGACAGCTCATCTCTGTCAACATCATATAACATTCCAGCTGAGCAATGCAAAAGTGACAATAAGACGTTCTGCATCAAACCTCGTTACAACGACATATGCACAGATTTAACTACAACCTTCCCTTCAGAAAACTGTCGGACTTCCTTTAATCTCACCAGAAGCATCACTGTTG ATTTCTTGAATTCATCTGAAATAAATCAGACGGCTTCAACTAAACTTCCAGCACAAATTGAACCAAAATTACCTCCAAGCTGCACCGATCTCACCGTTGGTTACACCTGTCATG AAGTTGGTGAATCCAACACCAAGAACCTGTCTGACCTGAAGCCTTTCACCGACTACAGCTGCACGGGTCAGGTTCAGAACGGCAACGTCACCCCGAAAAACACGGCCGCTGTCAGCTTCAGGGTTGACTGTG ATTTTACATTAAACGCCAAAGTGATTTCTTCCACCAACACGTCCATTCAGTTGAGCTGGAACACCAGCAGTAAGAACTGTGGAGTCCTTCCTCACCCTGAGACGCTTTCTTATGTCTGCAGTTGTTCTCACAAAGAACGTA CTCCAAAAGGAAAACATACAGCTGAGAATGGATCAGGAAGAACATGTAATGTTACAGGACTGGAGCCGTTCACTCAGTATCACTGTGAGGTCCAAACCAAATACAACAAGACACTCAGACCAACGACAGGAAATACTATTAAACCAAAAACTGATGTTGGAA CACCAGAAGAAGTTACATCCCTGCACCTGAACCGGACAGATAATAACCAGATATTAGTAACTTGTCGTCACGGGGTGTATTCTAATGGGCCTGAGAAGACACTGAAATACACTGCAACTCTCTCTAACGATGGGGCCAAGCCCAAGACGCTTAACAGCACCGAATGCGAGTTTTTATTCAAAGATCTGAGCTACTCAACGAACTACTCAGTGGAG GTGATTTTTTGCAATACGGAACTTTGCAGCAAACCCAAGAAGGATTTTGCTCAAACTTCCT ATAATGAAAAAGCTGTCATTGGGTTTCTGGTCTTCCTCATCATCATTACGTCTGTGGCTCTGCTTTTGGTCGTCTACAAGATATGGATTCTGAGGCGCAGAAACTCCCA GGACCTTGTAGAAAACATGATGCTTATTTCTACAGCAA ATGACGAGGAGAACCTTCTCACTGTCGAGCCGATCGCAGCAGAAGTCCTACTGGAAGCTTACAAGAGGAAGCTCGCTGATGAGGGAAGACTTTTCTTGGCAGAGTTTCAG AGCATCCCGAGAATCTTCTCCAGGTACACCGTGAAAGAGGCCAAGAAGTCCTGTAATGGCCCCAAGAACCGTTACGTGGACATCCTGCCAT ATGATTATAACCGTGTACAGTTGACCACCGGAAATGGAGATCCAGGATGTGACTACATCAATGCCAGCTTCATTGAT gggTACAAGGAATCTAAAAAGTACATTGCAGCTCAAG GGCCGAAGGATGAAACTGTGAGTGACTTCTGGAGGATGGTCTGGGAGCAGCAGTCCTCCATCATTGTCATGGTAACACGCTGTGAAGAGGGAAACAGG GTTAAGTGCGCGCAGTACTGGCCGTCTCCAGACCGGGAAACAGAGATCTTTGAGGAGTTTATAGTGAAGCTGAACTCAGAGGACTTCTGTCCAGATTACACCATCCGCCATCTCAGCCTAACTAAC aagCGGGAGAAGAACTCAGAGAGGGAGGTGACGCACATCCAGTTCATGAGCTGGCCGGACCATGGCGTCCCCGGGGAGCCGCATCTCCTCCTCAAACTCAGAAGGCGCGTCAATGCTTTCAAGAATTTCTTCAGCGGCCCTATCGTCGTTCACTGCAG TGCGGGAGTCGGGAGGACGGGCAGCTACATTGGCATCGATGCCATGATGGAGGGTCTGGAGGCGGAGGGCAAAGTGGACATCTACAGCTACGTAGTTAAACTCCGCAAACAGAGATGTCTAATGGTTCAAGTCGAG GCCCAGTACATCCTGATTCACCAGGCTCTGTTGGAACACAATCAGTTCGGGGAGACTGAGATCACTGTGTCTGAGATCCACAGCATCCTCAGCACGCTAAAAATTAAAAACTCTGAATATGAACCCACCTTGATGGAAGAGGAGTTTGAG AGGCTCCCCAACTTTAAAAACTGGAGGACATTCAACACAGGGATCACAGaagagaacaagaagaagaaccgcTCTTCATCTGTCATCCCAT ATGACTACAACCGAGTGCTGCTGAAGCTGGATGAAGGACGCAGTCATGACAGTGACCCCAGCGAGGGAGACGAAGAAGAGTCATCCgatgaggagaacgaggagtcCACTATCTACGTCAATGCCTCCCACTTAGAT GGATACTGGGGCCCAGACGCCCTCCTCGCGGCGCAGACCCCGCTGCCGGACACCATGGCTGATTTCTGGTTGATGGTTTACCACAAGAAAGTGTCCACTATTGTCATGCTCTCTGACTGCAATGAGGGAGACACG GACTGTGTTTACTGGGATAAAGACAAGAAAACATTTGGGGACATTGAGGTCGAACTGGCCAGCACGGACGTCTCCCCATCTATCATCAGCCGCAACATGCTGATACGTCACATCAAG AGGAAAGAGAGTCGGCCGGTGAAACAGTTCCAGCTGCTGAAGTGGACGAGCGGCGAGAGAGAGGTGCCGGAGAAAGCTCAGGATCTCACAGACGTGATCAAGGAAATCAAGAAAAGCTCTGGAAGCATGAAATCACAGAAGAGAAACCCTATTGTGGTGCACTGCAA tgaTGGCTCGTCCCGTTCAGGGATTTTCTGTGCTCTGTGGAACCTGATGGACAGCGCTGAGACAGAGAAGCTGGTGGATGTTTTCCAGGTGGTCAAAACTCTACGCAAGGAGAGACAAGGCATGCTCTCCAACCTG GAGCAGTATCAGTTCTTATACGAGGCTCTGGGGGGGGTCTACCCCGTCCAGAACGGTGAAGTGAAAGCAGTGCAGGCCTCCGCCTGCGACTCCATCCAGGTGGTCAATGAAACCAAAGCAGACGAGCCggcggcagaggaggagaaggtcgaGCAGCCGGGCGTCACTACCAGCGATACCCAGCAGGCGGCGGCAGAGACCACTCCTCTGGTGGTGgatggagagaaggaagagaaaaaagaggagaCTGAAAAAGAGACAACGCCACTGACGGACTCCGCCGTCACTGTGGAGGTCTAA